ACACGCCCAAACAGATCGTCGTCGTCGTGCCGAAGGGTGCGGCGAAGGGCGATGCCGCGCCTCTCCTCTCCGCGTTTCGCGGCCTGTTCCTCCCGAACCGGGTCCTGGCGATAGTGCGGGAGGGACGGGAGCAGGAGCAGGCGGCGGAGATCATCCCGACGGTCCGCGAAAAGGAAACCGCGGGCGGCCGGGTTACCGCGTATGTCTGCGAAGGGCGTACCTGCATGGCGCCCACGAGCGAGCCGGACGAGTTCCTGCGCCAGGCGGGAACGGTTCGACCGCTCCCCACATGAATCCTGAGCATCAGAGGTGCTTCTTCAGATGTTCGACCGCTTCCTTCCATGCCTTTCGCGATGCGGCGAGGTTCGCTCCGTCCCTGCCGTCCTGCGCCCGCAGGAAACCGTGCCCCGCGCCCGGATAGGTGTGCTCCGTGAAGGACTTGCCCAGCTCCTTCATCCTCGCCATGGCCGGACCCACCGTCGCGTTGACGCGGGCGTCGTCTCCGCCGTATAAGCCGAGCACGGGCGCGCGGATCGCCGCCAGCGCGCTGTTGTCGGGGGATGTTCCATAGAAGACCACCGCGGCCCCGAGGTCGGCCCGCATCGTGGCGTACGAAAAGCTCTGCGCCCCGCCCCAGCAAAACCCCATGGTGGCGACCTTCCCAGTAGCGGCCGGCAGCGCCTTCCCGTAGCGCGCGGCGGCGTCCAGGACCGCGGCGACGTCCGCGGGACCGAGGCTGCGAACCGCCTTCACGACGTCGTCCCGGGAGGCGAACTTGTCGGTCCCGCCTCCGCCCGGCCCCTTTCCCGACAGGAAATCGGGAGCGACGGCGATGAATCCGTCCGCGGCGAGCCGGTCCGCGACCGACCGGATCCAGTCGGTCAGGCCGTAGATCTCGTGGATCACCAGGACGACCGGCGCCTTGTCCTTCCGCTCGGGGTATGCGACGAACGCCGCGGCCTTTGCGCCGCTTTCGGGAACG
This is a stretch of genomic DNA from Thermodesulfobacteriota bacterium. It encodes these proteins:
- a CDS encoding dienelactone hydrolase family protein; the protein is MRRNALVPLFVVILVVVTAAVHASGGAADPAIPPGEAGAKMALERSPRHHEWVDIAVPESGAKAAAFVAYPERKDKAPVVLVIHEIYGLTDWIRSVADRLAADGFIAVAPDFLSGKGPGGGGTDKFASRDDVVKAVRSLGPADVAAVLDAAARYGKALPAATGKVATMGFCWGGAQSFSYATMRADLGAAVVFYGTSPDNSALAAIRAPVLGLYGGDDARVNATVGPAMARMKELGKSFTEHTYPGAGHGFLRAQDGRDGANLAASRKAWKEAVEHLKKHL